A genome region from Thalassotalea euphylliae includes the following:
- a CDS encoding leucyl aminopeptidase family protein encodes MSQLINAQSTGIPLYVLTNDAYDAWLGKQRAATQTWLATTGYQGKGLATIPNESGSLAAAVMVVNDASEYFACGDLVNKLPAGQYLLETDEANNSAVAFGWCVGGYRFDRYLTNEKHAKTLPVLAVGKQVLVDEAIKLSEATALVRDLVNTPAADMMPQHLAQTCQALAEEFGASFSEVVGDELLTENYPTIHAVGRASCHAPRLLDLRWGNSDAPKVTLVGKGVCFDSGGLDVKPASGMRLMKKDMGGAAHVLGLARMIMAFGLNVQLRVMIPAVENAIAGNAFRPGDVITTRTGLNVEIDNTDAEGRLVLCDALADAADEKPELIIDFATLTGAMRVALGTELPGFFATKDETANGISQAGEGVQDPVWRMPLHQAYRDMLKSDIADMTNCANGPFGGAITAALYLQEFLPKETDWCHFDVMAYNVRALPGRPKGGEAFGIRAVFGYLQSRFS; translated from the coding sequence ATGTCACAACTAATTAACGCACAAAGCACAGGCATTCCATTATACGTGCTGACTAATGATGCATATGACGCATGGTTGGGTAAACAAAGAGCAGCAACGCAAACTTGGCTTGCAACCACAGGCTATCAGGGTAAAGGTTTAGCCACTATCCCAAATGAGTCCGGTAGTTTAGCGGCTGCCGTTATGGTGGTTAACGACGCGAGCGAATACTTTGCTTGTGGCGATTTGGTGAATAAGTTACCTGCTGGTCAGTACTTATTGGAAACGGATGAAGCCAATAACTCAGCAGTTGCCTTTGGTTGGTGTGTCGGTGGCTATCGTTTCGACCGTTACCTTACCAATGAAAAACATGCGAAAACATTACCTGTTTTAGCCGTTGGTAAGCAGGTATTGGTGGACGAAGCCATCAAGCTAAGTGAAGCCACAGCTTTAGTCCGAGACTTAGTAAACACGCCAGCGGCAGATATGATGCCGCAGCATCTAGCACAAACATGTCAGGCCTTAGCAGAAGAATTTGGTGCCAGCTTTAGCGAAGTCGTTGGTGATGAGTTGTTAACAGAGAACTACCCAACGATTCATGCTGTTGGTCGCGCTAGTTGCCATGCACCGCGCCTATTAGATTTACGTTGGGGTAACAGTGATGCACCGAAAGTGACCTTAGTGGGTAAAGGCGTATGTTTTGATAGCGGTGGTTTAGACGTAAAACCAGCCTCAGGTATGCGCTTAATGAAGAAAGACATGGGCGGCGCAGCCCATGTACTGGGCTTAGCACGAATGATTATGGCATTTGGTTTAAACGTGCAATTGCGGGTGATGATCCCCGCAGTTGAAAATGCTATTGCCGGTAATGCCTTTCGACCGGGCGATGTGATCACCACCCGCACTGGCTTAAATGTAGAGATTGATAATACCGATGCGGAAGGGCGTTTAGTGTTATGTGACGCATTAGCCGATGCAGCAGATGAAAAGCCTGAGCTGATTATCGACTTTGCAACCTTAACAGGTGCGATGCGTGTCGCCTTAGGTACAGAGTTACCAGGCTTTTTTGCGACAAAAGATGAAACGGCAAACGGTATTAGCCAAGCAGGTGAAGGCGTGCAAGACCCAGTATGGCGTATGCCGCTGCACCAAGCTTATCGCGATATGCTAAAAAGTGATATTGCCGATATGACCAACTGTGCCAATGGCCCATTTGGCGGCGCGATTACCGCAGCGCTTTATCTTCAAGAGTTTTTACCGAAAGAGACTGACTGGTGTCATTTCGATGTAATGGCCTACAACGTTCGTGCCTTGCCGGGCCGACCAAAAGGTGGTGAAGCCTTTGGTATTCGCGCGGTATTTGGTTACTTACAATCACGTTTTAGTTAA